In Streptomyces seoulensis, the following are encoded in one genomic region:
- the tmk gene encoding dTMP kinase yields the protein MTRAEQPTAPNPAPDDALVADSRERAVRSLLRRPDLRRLWSAQLVSGVGDALALLVLVVLVLQAAVTQGSFGGGYRGAAFAVATVFGARVLATVLFGAVLLGPLSTLTAPDGPLDRRWTMVGADGVRAALLIVAPLWIDWTPGNALTVLLATAFVTGIAERLWTVCRESAAPALLPAPPPEGASVRPLPDHLDALRRLSLRTGFVALPLAAAALVTASLFNNLLGTGIAWFDQHHAALAAYVAAGLFAASVSVLTALKLPGTRTPRPRSPLEGLRRPRSGNGVDKGRTGAVLLLVIACAAVAGAISAAVAVCVLHASDLGGGPVLYGLLVLGLTGGVGVGIRTAPSLLPSLSRRRLLALAIALTGIALLAAGLVPDVTTVLLILTLAGIGAGISANTGHALLDQETEDSRRTRITEHLHAVVRVFMALGALIAPVVAGLIGRHRLENGRFVFAHGGASFTLMLVGALLLPVAVLVLAKVDDRSGIPLRQDIKDALLGGDDPVTAPAGNGFFISLEGGDGAGKSTQAEALAEWIRAKGHEVVLTREPGATPVGKRLRSILLDVSEAGLSHRAEALLYAADRAEHVDTVVRPALERGAVVISDRYIDSSVAYQGAGRDLSPTEIARINRWATGGLVPHLTVLLDVPPEVARERFTEAPDRLESEPAEFHARVRAGFLTLAAADPGRYLVVDAGQEPEGVTSVIRHRLDTVLPLSEAEIEAQEEARRKAEEEARRKAEAEAARKAEEERVARERAEQLARLRAEEEERKRRELEEAQRREAERQEEEARRRAEEAHRRAEEERQRLLAEEKARAEEEARRRAEEERRRKQAEEEARQRAEAEALRLEKQRKAEDALLRAEEARRRAAEAAAAADTAARKPSERERAVPEAPDTPAPRAGDDTAVLRPVRDGASESEVTAELPQPPAPQGAADETALLPKFSDRDADETAELPPVSPAEQTAVLPPVRDDEDRTREIPQVGADGKPRRPRPDWAEETPLDDLPSLADELLGSYDEHDDRDRHDDGGRRGRGRRG from the coding sequence ATGACGCGAGCCGAGCAGCCAACGGCCCCCAACCCAGCACCGGACGACGCCCTTGTCGCGGATTCCCGCGAGCGCGCCGTCCGTTCACTGCTGCGCCGACCCGACCTGCGCCGCCTCTGGAGCGCGCAGCTCGTGAGTGGCGTCGGTGACGCCCTCGCGCTGTTGGTGCTGGTGGTGCTCGTCCTCCAGGCGGCCGTCACCCAGGGCTCCTTCGGCGGCGGGTACCGGGGCGCGGCGTTCGCAGTGGCGACCGTCTTCGGGGCCCGGGTGCTGGCCACCGTGCTCTTCGGTGCCGTCCTGCTCGGCCCGCTGAGCACGCTCACCGCCCCGGACGGCCCGCTCGACCGGCGCTGGACCATGGTCGGCGCCGACGGCGTGCGGGCCGCGCTGCTGATCGTGGCGCCCCTGTGGATCGACTGGACACCGGGCAACGCCCTGACCGTCCTGCTGGCCACCGCCTTCGTCACCGGCATCGCCGAGCGGCTGTGGACGGTGTGCCGGGAGAGCGCGGCCCCCGCGCTGCTGCCCGCCCCGCCCCCCGAGGGCGCGTCGGTGCGGCCGCTGCCGGACCACCTGGACGCGCTGCGCCGCCTGTCGCTGCGCACCGGCTTCGTGGCGCTGCCGCTGGCCGCCGCCGCCCTGGTCACCGCCTCCCTCTTCAACAACCTGCTGGGCACCGGCATCGCCTGGTTCGACCAGCACCACGCGGCCCTCGCGGCCTACGTCGCGGCCGGCCTGTTCGCCGCCTCGGTGTCCGTGCTGACCGCCCTGAAGCTGCCCGGTACGCGCACCCCACGCCCCCGCTCCCCGCTGGAGGGCCTGCGCCGTCCGCGTTCCGGCAACGGCGTCGACAAGGGCCGCACGGGCGCCGTACTGCTGCTGGTCATCGCCTGCGCCGCCGTGGCCGGGGCCATCTCCGCCGCCGTCGCGGTGTGCGTGCTGCACGCCTCCGACCTGGGCGGCGGCCCGGTGCTCTACGGCCTGCTGGTGCTGGGCCTGACCGGCGGTGTCGGCGTCGGCATCCGTACCGCGCCCTCGCTGCTGCCCTCGCTGTCCCGGCGCCGGCTGCTCGCGCTGGCCATCGCGCTCACCGGCATCGCCCTGCTGGCCGCCGGACTCGTCCCGGACGTCACCACCGTCCTGCTGATCCTCACCCTGGCCGGCATCGGCGCGGGCATCTCCGCCAACACCGGGCACGCCCTGCTGGACCAGGAGACCGAGGACTCCCGCCGTACCCGGATCACCGAGCACCTGCACGCCGTCGTCCGGGTCTTCATGGCGCTCGGCGCCCTGATCGCCCCGGTCGTCGCCGGGCTCATCGGCCGCCACCGGCTGGAGAACGGCCGCTTCGTGTTCGCGCACGGCGGTGCCTCGTTCACCCTGATGCTGGTCGGCGCGCTGCTGCTGCCGGTGGCCGTGCTGGTCCTCGCCAAGGTCGACGACCGCTCCGGCATCCCGCTGCGCCAGGACATCAAGGACGCCCTGCTCGGCGGCGACGACCCGGTCACCGCCCCCGCGGGGAACGGTTTCTTCATCTCCCTGGAGGGCGGCGACGGCGCGGGCAAGTCCACCCAGGCCGAGGCGCTCGCCGAGTGGATCCGCGCCAAGGGCCACGAGGTGGTCCTCACCCGCGAGCCCGGCGCCACCCCGGTCGGCAAGCGGCTCCGCTCGATCCTGCTGGACGTCTCCGAGGCCGGCCTGTCGCACCGCGCGGAGGCGCTGCTGTACGCCGCCGACCGCGCCGAGCACGTCGACACCGTCGTACGCCCCGCCCTGGAGCGCGGCGCGGTCGTCATCTCGGACCGGTACATCGACTCCTCCGTCGCCTACCAGGGCGCCGGCCGGGATCTGTCGCCGACCGAGATCGCCCGGATCAACCGCTGGGCCACCGGCGGTCTCGTCCCGCACCTGACCGTCCTGCTGGACGTGCCGCCGGAGGTCGCGCGGGAGCGCTTCACCGAGGCGCCGGACCGGCTGGAGTCGGAGCCGGCCGAGTTCCACGCGCGCGTGCGGGCCGGTTTCCTCACCCTCGCCGCCGCCGACCCCGGCCGCTACCTGGTCGTGGACGCGGGCCAGGAGCCCGAGGGCGTCACCAGCGTGATCCGGCACCGGCTCGACACCGTGCTGCCGCTCTCCGAGGCCGAGATCGAGGCCCAGGAGGAGGCGCGCAGGAAGGCCGAGGAGGAGGCCCGTCGCAAGGCCGAGGCCGAGGCCGCCCGCAAGGCCGAGGAGGAGCGGGTCGCGCGTGAGCGCGCCGAGCAGCTCGCCCGGCTGCGGGCCGAGGAGGAGGAGCGCAAGCGCCGCGAGCTGGAGGAGGCGCAGCGCCGCGAGGCCGAGCGGCAGGAGGAGGAGGCCCGGCGCCGCGCCGAGGAGGCGCACCGCCGTGCCGAGGAGGAGCGTCAGCGTCTCCTCGCCGAGGAGAAGGCCCGCGCCGAGGAGGAGGCCCGCCGCAGGGCCGAGGAGGAGCGGCGCCGCAAGCAGGCCGAGGAGGAGGCCCGGCAGCGCGCCGAGGCCGAGGCCCTGCGCCTGGAGAAGCAGCGCAAGGCCGAGGACGCGCTGCTGCGCGCGGAGGAGGCCCGCAGGCGCGCGGCCGAGGCCGCCGCGGCGGCCGACACCGCGGCCCGCAAGCCGTCCGAGCGCGAGCGTGCCGTCCCGGAGGCCCCGGACACCCCGGCGCCCCGCGCGGGCGACGACACGGCCGTGCTGCGCCCGGTGCGCGACGGCGCCTCCGAGTCCGAGGTGACGGCCGAGCTGCCGCAGCCGCCCGCCCCGCAGGGCGCGGCCGACGAGACGGCGCTGCTGCCGAAGTTCTCCGACCGGGACGCCGACGAGACCGCCGAACTGCCCCCGGTGAGCCCCGCCGAGCAGACGGCCGTCCTGCCGCCCGTCCGAGACGACGAGGACCGCACCCGCGAGATCCCGCAGGTCGGCGCCGACGGCAAGCCCCGGCGCCCGCGCCCCGACTGGGCCGAGGAGACCCCGCTGGACGACCTGCCGTCGCTCGCGGACGAACTCCTCGGGTCCTACGACGAGCACGACGACCGCGACCGGCACGACGACGGCGGCCGACGCGGCCGGGGCCGGCGCGGCTGA
- a CDS encoding bifunctional 3'-5' exonuclease/DNA polymerase, with product MTDRWALAPAEDGGVDVAPLGRDGLPSGPVRRESDLAQAVRSRPETGRWVWRSTAEVYPLLLATGVRVERCYDVEDAETLLLGHEGRHGEPRSAAAALARLRGGAVPPDPPQRAAEPGAQSALFEPAGTRMPLTDLLEVYAEQQRRHERTAHPDRMRLLTSAESAGMLVAAEMNRAGLPWRADVHRALLTDLLGERYAGGGEPRRLAELADEVSAAFGHRVRPDLPADVVRAFARAGIKVASTRRWELRDVDHPAVAPLLEYKRLYRIWVAHGWSWLRDWVREGRFRPEFHAGGTVTGRWVTNGGGGLQIPKVIRRAVVADPGWRLVVADAAQMEPRVLAAISRDPGLMEVASREGDLYQAVSERTFSGDRDQAKLAVLGAVYGQTAGDGLKNLAALRRRYPRAVAYVDEAARAGEEGRLVRTWLGRTCPPAAGTGADAAEEAGIPLGDERGETAADRGRGRFARNFVVQGSAADWALLLLAALRRACADLAAELVFFQHDEVIVHCPAEEAEQVAAAIREASALAARLTFGDTPVRFPFSTAVVECYADAK from the coding sequence ATGACCGACCGGTGGGCACTCGCACCGGCCGAGGACGGTGGCGTGGACGTCGCCCCCCTCGGCCGGGACGGGCTGCCCTCGGGTCCGGTCCGGCGCGAGAGCGATCTCGCCCAGGCGGTGCGGAGCCGCCCGGAGACCGGACGCTGGGTGTGGAGGTCGACCGCCGAGGTCTACCCGCTCCTGCTCGCCACGGGGGTGCGAGTAGAGCGGTGCTACGACGTCGAGGACGCCGAGACCCTGCTCCTGGGCCACGAGGGACGGCACGGCGAACCACGCTCGGCCGCCGCCGCCCTGGCCCGCCTCCGGGGCGGCGCCGTACCGCCCGACCCGCCGCAGCGCGCGGCCGAACCGGGTGCGCAGTCCGCCCTGTTCGAGCCGGCCGGCACCCGGATGCCGCTCACCGACCTCCTGGAGGTCTACGCCGAGCAGCAGCGAAGACACGAGCGGACCGCCCACCCCGACCGCATGCGCCTGCTGACCAGCGCGGAGTCGGCGGGGATGCTGGTGGCCGCCGAGATGAACCGCGCGGGCCTGCCCTGGCGCGCGGACGTGCACCGCGCTCTCCTCACCGACCTGCTGGGCGAGCGGTACGCGGGCGGCGGCGAACCACGCCGGCTGGCCGAGCTGGCCGACGAGGTGTCCGCCGCCTTCGGCCACCGGGTCCGCCCCGACCTCCCGGCCGACGTGGTCCGGGCCTTCGCGCGGGCCGGGATCAAGGTCGCCTCCACCCGCCGCTGGGAGCTGCGCGACGTGGACCACCCGGCCGTGGCCCCGCTGCTGGAGTACAAGCGGCTGTACCGGATCTGGGTGGCGCACGGCTGGTCCTGGCTGCGGGACTGGGTGCGCGAGGGCCGGTTCCGCCCGGAGTTCCACGCGGGCGGCACGGTCACCGGGCGCTGGGTCACCAACGGCGGGGGCGGGCTGCAGATCCCCAAGGTGATCCGCCGCGCGGTGGTGGCCGACCCCGGCTGGCGGCTGGTGGTGGCCGACGCGGCCCAGATGGAGCCCCGGGTGCTGGCGGCGATCTCCCGCGATCCCGGCCTGATGGAGGTGGCGTCCCGCGAGGGCGACCTCTACCAGGCGGTGTCCGAGCGCACCTTCTCCGGCGACCGCGACCAGGCCAAGCTGGCCGTCCTCGGCGCGGTCTACGGCCAGACCGCGGGCGACGGCCTGAAGAACCTGGCCGCGCTGCGCCGCCGCTACCCCAGGGCGGTGGCCTATGTGGACGAGGCCGCCCGCGCGGGCGAGGAGGGCCGCCTGGTCCGCACCTGGCTGGGCCGCACCTGCCCGCCGGCGGCGGGGACGGGCGCGGACGCGGCGGAGGAGGCGGGCATCCCGCTGGGCGACGAGCGCGGGGAGACGGCCGCCGACCGGGGGCGGGGCCGGTTCGCCCGTAACTTCGTCGTGCAGGGCAGCGCGGCCGACTGGGCGCTGCTGCTCCTCGCGGCCCTGCGGCGCGCGTGCGCGGACCTCGCCGCCGAGCTGGTCTTCTTCCAGCACGACGAGGTGATCGTGCACTGCCCCGCCGAGGAGGCCGAACAGGTCGCGGCGGCCATCCGGGAGGCGTCCGCCCTGGCGGCCCGTCTCACCTTCGGCGACACCCCGGTCCGCTTCCCCTTCAGCACCGCCGTGGTGGAGTGCTACGCCGACGCCAAGTGA
- a CDS encoding DMT family transporter: MGWIALVVSGMLEAVWATALGKSQGFSRPLPSVVFALALLLSMTGLAFALRTVPVSTGYAVWVGIGAALTAAYAMLFDGEPVSTVKILLLLGLIACVAGLKLTH; the protein is encoded by the coding sequence ATGGGATGGATCGCGCTCGTTGTCTCCGGAATGCTGGAAGCGGTGTGGGCCACGGCCCTCGGCAAGTCACAGGGCTTCAGCCGCCCGCTCCCGTCCGTCGTCTTCGCCCTGGCCCTCCTGCTGAGCATGACCGGCCTGGCCTTCGCCCTCCGCACGGTCCCGGTCAGCACCGGCTACGCCGTCTGGGTCGGCATCGGCGCCGCCCTCACCGCGGCCTACGCGATGCTCTTCGACGGCGAGCCCGTCAGCACCGTCAAGATCCTCCTGCTGCTCGGGCTCATCGCGTGCGTGGCGGGCCTGAAGCTGACCCACTGA
- a CDS encoding alpha/beta hydrolase, whose protein sequence is MDTRPSPSPPPARPPLARRPFRPVAASRATARTAAALFVASTLLVTGCGASGAGPGGTVGAALAALPVSTPSALSPYYTQKLSWRACGAAGFECATMKVPLDYDKPASGDIKLAVERRKATGKGKPLGSLLVNPGGPGGSAIGYLQSYAGIGYPAEVRARYDMVAVDPRGVGRSTPVECLDGRRMDAFTQTDVTPDDARETDALVGADRTFAEGCGAHSAKLLRHVSTVEAARDMDVLRELLGDQKLNYVGASYGTFLGATYAGLFPHRTGRLVLDGAMDPSLDARQINLDQTAGFETAFRAFSADCVKHADCPLDGKDATPAQVGDRLKTFFRTLDAHPIPAGDADGRRLTESLATIGVVAAMYDESTWEQLREALNSAMDENDGAGLLSLSDSYYERDARGHYSNLMMANAAVNCLDLPPAFDGPEQVERALPQFEKASPVFGPSLAWSALNCTYWPVRATGEPHRIEARGAAPIVVVGTTRDPATPYRWAQSLARQLSSGRLLTYEGDGHTAYGRGSSCVDSAIDTYLLHGTPPAPGKRCT, encoded by the coding sequence ATGGACACCAGGCCCTCCCCGTCGCCCCCGCCCGCCCGGCCGCCGCTGGCGCGCCGCCCGTTCCGGCCGGTGGCCGCCTCCCGCGCCACGGCCCGGACGGCGGCGGCCCTGTTCGTGGCGTCCACGCTGCTCGTGACCGGCTGCGGCGCGAGCGGTGCGGGCCCGGGCGGCACGGTGGGGGCGGCGCTGGCCGCGCTGCCGGTGTCGACGCCCTCGGCGCTGTCGCCGTACTACACGCAGAAGCTGAGCTGGCGGGCGTGCGGCGCCGCCGGTTTCGAGTGCGCCACGATGAAGGTGCCGCTCGACTACGACAAGCCCGCCTCCGGCGACATCAAGCTGGCCGTGGAGCGAAGGAAGGCCACCGGCAAGGGCAAGCCGCTCGGCTCGCTGCTGGTCAACCCGGGCGGTCCCGGCGGCTCCGCCATCGGCTACCTCCAGAGCTACGCGGGCATCGGCTACCCCGCCGAGGTCCGCGCCCGCTACGACATGGTCGCCGTCGACCCGCGCGGGGTGGGCCGCAGCACACCCGTGGAGTGCCTCGACGGCCGCCGGATGGACGCGTTCACCCAGACGGACGTGACCCCGGACGACGCCAGGGAGACGGACGCCCTGGTCGGCGCCGACCGGACGTTCGCCGAGGGCTGCGGCGCGCACTCCGCGAAGCTGCTGCGGCACGTGTCCACCGTCGAGGCGGCCCGCGACATGGACGTCCTGCGCGAACTGCTCGGCGACCAGAAGCTGAACTACGTCGGCGCCTCGTACGGCACGTTCCTCGGCGCGACCTACGCCGGGCTGTTCCCGCACCGCACGGGCCGGCTGGTGCTGGACGGCGCGATGGACCCCTCGCTGGACGCCCGGCAGATCAACCTGGACCAGACGGCGGGCTTCGAGACGGCGTTCCGGGCGTTCTCGGCGGACTGCGTCAAGCACGCCGACTGCCCGCTGGACGGCAAGGACGCCACCCCCGCGCAGGTCGGCGACCGCCTGAAGACGTTCTTCCGGACCCTGGACGCCCACCCGATCCCGGCCGGTGACGCGGACGGCCGCCGCCTGACCGAGTCGCTGGCGACCATCGGCGTGGTCGCCGCGATGTACGACGAGAGCACCTGGGAACAGCTCCGCGAGGCGCTGAACTCCGCGATGGACGAGAACGACGGCGCGGGCCTGCTGTCCCTGTCCGACAGCTACTACGAGCGCGACGCCCGCGGCCACTACAGCAACCTGATGATGGCCAACGCGGCCGTGAACTGCCTCGACCTGCCGCCCGCCTTCGACGGCCCGGAGCAGGTGGAGCGGGCGCTGCCGCAATTCGAGAAGGCGTCCCCGGTGTTCGGCCCGAGCCTGGCCTGGTCCGCCCTGAACTGCACGTACTGGCCGGTCAGGGCCACCGGTGAGCCGCACCGCATCGAGGCGAGGGGCGCGGCGCCCATCGTGGTCGTCGGCACCACCCGCGACCCGGCGACCCCCTACCGCTGGGCCCAGTCCCTCGCCCGCCAGCTGTCCTCCGGCCGCCTCCTCACCTACGAGGGCGACGGCCACACCGCCTACGGCCGCGGCAGCTCCTGCGTCGACTCCGCGATCGACACCTACCTCCTCCACGGCACCCCGCCCGCCCCCGGCAAGCGCTGCACCTGA
- a CDS encoding DNA polymerase III subunit delta', producing the protein MSVWDDLVGQEKVGVALEAAARDADALVTAATEGRPAPEASKMTHAWLFTGPPGAGRNQAARAFAAALQCVSPDRALGGTPGCGFCDGCHTALLGTHADVSSVAAVGAEILVKDMRDTVRKSYTSPANGRWQIILVEDAERLNEKSANAVLKAVEEPAPRTVWLLCAPSIEDVLPTIRSRCRHLNLRTPPVAAVADMLVRRDGVEPEVAAAAARATQGHVDRARRLATDPEARRRRASVLKLPLRVEEVGGCLKAAQELVDAAAEDAKQLAEEMDGKETDELKAALGAAQGGRMPRGTAGVMKDLEDMQKRRRTRTQRDSLDVALGDLTGFYRDVLALQLGSRVAIANEDAEDALQRIAGAGSPESTLRRIEAIAACRDALDRNVAPLLAVEAMTMALRAG; encoded by the coding sequence ATGAGTGTCTGGGACGACCTCGTCGGGCAGGAGAAGGTCGGCGTGGCGCTGGAGGCGGCCGCGCGGGACGCCGACGCGCTCGTCACGGCCGCGACGGAGGGCCGGCCGGCGCCCGAGGCGTCGAAGATGACCCACGCCTGGCTGTTCACCGGCCCGCCCGGCGCGGGCCGCAACCAGGCGGCGCGCGCCTTCGCCGCCGCCCTCCAGTGCGTGAGCCCGGACCGCGCCCTCGGCGGCACCCCCGGCTGCGGTTTCTGCGACGGCTGCCACACCGCCCTGCTCGGCACCCACGCCGACGTGTCCTCGGTGGCGGCCGTGGGCGCGGAGATCCTGGTCAAGGACATGCGGGACACGGTCCGCAAGTCGTACACCAGCCCGGCGAACGGGCGCTGGCAGATCATCCTGGTCGAGGACGCCGAGCGGCTGAACGAGAAGTCGGCCAACGCCGTCCTCAAAGCCGTCGAGGAGCCCGCGCCGCGTACGGTGTGGCTGCTGTGCGCGCCCTCCATCGAGGACGTGCTGCCGACCATCCGGTCCCGCTGCCGCCACCTGAACCTGCGTACCCCGCCGGTCGCGGCCGTCGCCGACATGCTGGTGCGCCGGGACGGCGTCGAGCCCGAGGTCGCCGCGGCCGCCGCCCGCGCCACCCAGGGGCACGTCGACCGCGCCCGGCGCCTGGCCACCGACCCGGAGGCCCGCCGCCGCCGCGCCTCGGTGCTGAAGCTGCCGCTGCGGGTCGAGGAGGTCGGCGGCTGCCTCAAGGCCGCCCAGGAGCTGGTCGACGCCGCCGCCGAGGACGCCAAGCAGCTCGCCGAGGAGATGGACGGCAAGGAGACCGACGAGCTGAAGGCCGCGCTCGGTGCCGCCCAGGGCGGCCGGATGCCGCGCGGCACCGCCGGGGTGATGAAGGACCTGGAGGACATGCAGAAGCGGCGCCGCACCCGCACCCAGCGCGACAGCCTCGACGTCGCCCTGGGCGACCTCACCGGCTTCTACCGCGACGTCCTCGCCCTCCAGCTCGGCTCCCGCGTGGCCATCGCCAACGAGGACGCCGAGGACGCCCTCCAGCGCATCGCCGGCGCGGGCTCCCCGGAGTCCACCCTGCGCCGTATCGAGGCCATCGCCGCCTGCCGTGACGCCCTGGACCGCAATGTGGCCCCGCTGCTGGCGGTGGAGGCGATGACGATGGCCCTGCGCGCGGGGTGA
- the topA gene encoding type I DNA topoisomerase encodes MSPTSETAQGGRRLVIVESPAKAKTIKGYLGPGYVVEASVGHIRDLPSGAAEVPEKYTGEVRRLGVDVEHDFAPIYVINADKKAQVKKLRDLMKDSVELFLATDEDREGEAIAWHLQEVLKPKIPVKRMVFHEITKDAIREAVANPRELNKKLVDAQETRRILDRLYGYEVSPVLWKKVMPKLSAGRVQSVATRLIVERERERIAFRSAEYWDLTGTFATGRAGDASDPSSLVARLQSVDGRRVAQGRDFDSLGQLKSANTLHLDEGSARALAAALETTRFSVRSVESKPYRRSPYAPFRTTTLQQEASRKLGFGAKATMQVAQKLYENGYITYMRTDSTTLSETAIGAARAQVTQLYGADYLPPQPRSYAGKVKNAQEAHEAIRPSGDRFRTPAETGLTGDQFKLYELIWKRTVASQMKDATGNSVTVKIGGTSADGRDVEFSASGKTITFHGFLKAYVEGADDPNAELDDRERRLPQVSEGDPLAADEITVDGHATKAPARYTEASLVKELEEREIGRPSTYASIIGTILDRGYVFKKGTALVPSFLSFAVVNLLEKHFGRLVDYDFTARMEDDLDRIARGEAQSVPWLKRFYFGEGLHTGAAADAGNGDGDHLGGLKELVTDLGAIDAREVSSFPVGDGIVLRVGRYGPYIERGEKDTEQHQRADVPEDMAPDELTVELAEELLAKPSGDFELGTDPASGHQIIAKDGRYGPYVTEVLPEGTPKTGKNAVKPRTASLFKSMALDTVTLEDALKLMSLPRVVGTDAEGVEITAQNGRYGPYLKKGTDSRSLTAEEQLFTITLEEALAIYAQPKQRGRAAAKPPLKELGEDPVSAKPVVVKDGRFGPYVTDGETNATLRSGDSVEEITPERGFELLAEKRAKGPAKKTAKKATAKKTAPAKKTTAKKTAAKKTTAAAKKTTAKKTAAKKTTAAKATGSGSED; translated from the coding sequence TTGTCCCCGACCAGCGAGACCGCACAGGGCGGCCGCCGACTCGTCATCGTCGAGTCCCCTGCCAAGGCGAAGACGATCAAGGGCTACCTCGGCCCCGGATACGTGGTCGAGGCGAGCGTCGGGCACATCCGGGACCTCCCCAGCGGCGCCGCCGAGGTGCCGGAGAAGTACACCGGTGAGGTCCGCCGCCTCGGTGTGGACGTGGAACACGACTTCGCGCCGATCTATGTCATCAACGCGGACAAGAAGGCGCAGGTCAAGAAGCTCCGGGACCTGATGAAGGACTCCGTCGAGCTCTTCCTCGCCACCGATGAGGACCGCGAGGGCGAGGCCATCGCCTGGCACCTCCAGGAAGTCCTCAAGCCGAAGATCCCCGTGAAGCGGATGGTCTTCCACGAGATCACCAAGGACGCGATCCGCGAGGCCGTCGCCAACCCGCGCGAGCTGAACAAGAAGCTGGTCGACGCCCAGGAGACCCGCCGCATCCTCGACCGCCTCTACGGCTACGAGGTCTCGCCGGTCCTGTGGAAGAAGGTCATGCCGAAGCTGTCGGCGGGCCGCGTCCAGTCCGTCGCCACCCGGCTCATCGTCGAGCGCGAGCGGGAGCGCATCGCCTTCCGCTCCGCCGAGTACTGGGACCTGACCGGCACCTTCGCCACCGGCCGCGCCGGTGACGCCTCGGACCCGTCCTCGCTGGTCGCCCGCCTCCAGAGCGTCGACGGCCGGCGTGTCGCCCAGGGCCGCGACTTCGACTCCCTGGGGCAGCTCAAGAGCGCCAACACCCTCCACCTCGACGAGGGAAGCGCCCGCGCGCTCGCCGCCGCCCTGGAGACCACCCGGTTCTCCGTGCGCTCGGTGGAGTCCAAGCCGTACCGCCGCTCGCCGTACGCCCCGTTCCGTACGACGACCCTCCAGCAGGAGGCCAGCCGCAAGCTCGGCTTCGGCGCGAAGGCGACCATGCAGGTCGCCCAGAAGCTGTACGAGAACGGCTACATCACGTACATGCGTACCGACTCCACGACGCTGAGCGAGACGGCCATCGGCGCCGCCCGCGCCCAGGTCACGCAGTTGTACGGGGCCGACTACCTCCCGCCGCAGCCGCGCTCCTACGCCGGCAAGGTCAAGAACGCGCAGGAGGCGCACGAGGCGATCCGCCCCTCCGGCGACCGCTTCCGCACCCCCGCCGAGACCGGCCTGACCGGCGACCAGTTCAAGCTGTACGAGCTGATCTGGAAGCGCACCGTCGCCTCCCAGATGAAGGACGCGACCGGCAACAGCGTCACCGTCAAGATCGGCGGCACCTCGGCCGACGGCCGGGACGTCGAGTTCAGCGCGTCCGGCAAGACGATCACCTTCCACGGCTTCCTGAAGGCGTACGTCGAGGGCGCCGACGACCCGAACGCCGAGCTGGACGACCGCGAGCGCCGGCTGCCCCAGGTCTCCGAGGGCGACCCGCTGGCCGCCGACGAGATCACGGTCGACGGCCACGCCACCAAGGCCCCGGCCCGCTACACCGAGGCGTCCCTGGTCAAGGAGCTGGAGGAGCGCGAGATCGGCCGCCCGTCGACCTACGCGTCGATCATCGGCACGATCCTGGACCGCGGCTACGTCTTCAAGAAGGGCACGGCCCTGGTGCCGTCCTTCCTGTCCTTCGCCGTGGTCAACCTGCTGGAGAAGCACTTCGGCCGGCTCGTCGACTACGACTTCACCGCCCGCATGGAGGACGACCTCGACCGCATCGCGCGCGGCGAGGCCCAGTCCGTGCCGTGGCTCAAGCGCTTCTACTTCGGCGAGGGCCTGCACACCGGTGCCGCCGCCGACGCGGGCAACGGCGACGGCGACCACCTCGGCGGCCTGAAGGAACTCGTCACCGACCTGGGCGCGATCGACGCCCGCGAGGTCTCCTCGTTCCCGGTCGGCGACGGCATCGTGCTGCGCGTCGGCCGCTACGGTCCGTACATCGAGCGGGGCGAGAAGGACACCGAGCAGCACCAGCGCGCCGACGTCCCCGAGGACATGGCGCCGGACGAGCTGACCGTCGAGCTGGCCGAGGAACTGCTGGCCAAGCCCAGCGGCGACTTCGAGCTGGGCACCGACCCGGCCAGCGGCCACCAGATCATCGCCAAGGACGGCCGCTACGGCCCCTACGTCACCGAGGTGCTCCCCGAGGGCACCCCGAAGACCGGCAAGAACGCGGTCAAGCCGCGCACGGCCTCGCTGTTCAAGTCCATGGCGCTCGACACGGTCACGCTCGAGGACGCCCTGAAGCTGATGTCGCTGCCCCGCGTGGTCGGCACCGACGCCGAGGGCGTGGAGATCACCGCGCAGAACGGCCGCTACGGCCCGTACCTGAAGAAGGGCACGGACTCGCGCTCGCTCACGGCGGAGGAGCAGCTCTTCACGATCACGCTGGAAGAGGCGCTGGCGATCTACGCCCAGCCCAAGCAGCGTGGCCGGGCCGCCGCCAAGCCGCCGCTGAAGGAGCTGGGCGAGGACCCGGTCTCCGCCAAGCCGGTCGTGGTCAAGGACGGCCGCTTCGGTCCGTACGTCACCGACGGGGAGACCAACGCCACCCTGCGCTCCGGCGACAGTGTGGAGGAGATCACCCCCGAGCGCGGCTTCGAGCTGCTCGCCGAGAAGCGGGCGAAGGGGCCCGCCAAGAAGACGGCGAAGAAGGCCACCGCCAAGAAGACGGCCCCGGCGAAGAAGACCACCGCCAAGAAGACGGCGGCCAAGAAGACGACGGCGGCCGCCAAGAAGACCACGGCGAAGAAGACGGCCGCCAAGAAGACGACGGCGGCGAAGGCGACGGGCTCCGGCTCCGAGGACTGA